TTGACCGCCTGCAACAGGCCCAAGGTGACCACGATGCACAACACGTCGCTGAACGTGGATTCCAAAACCAGCGCCGTTTTCGAGCGTTCAGCCAGGGATAAACGGCCGACCATAGGAATCACGATGGCCGAGGAGGTGCCGCCCAAAATGGCTCCCAACATGAGCGAATCCAGCGAGGCGAGGCCCAGCAGCAGATAGACCGCCGGGGCGACGATGATCACCGTGACTGTAAAATTGACCACCATCAAGCGAACCCCGGCGCCCATGGATTCCTTGAGCGTGGCCGCGTTTAATTCCAAGCCGCTTTGAAAAAGAATAATCACCAACGCGATCATGGTGAAAACGCCGCCCACGCGGCCGAACGCCTCGGGCGTCACCAAGCCGAACACCGGTCCGATTAAAAGACCTAAAAACACCAGGGGCAGAACATCTGGAATCCGGGTGCGATCGAACAAGGCTGTGAATAAATGCGCCAGGAAAACCAAAAGGCCGATCGAGATGATGACGATAGCCATGGAGCGGATTATGTCAAAGTAATAAAGAACGCACAAAATGATAATTTGTTCCATCCGCATAGCATGAAAGGAGGTTCTCTTCTATGGCCAAAGGCAAAGAAATGTTGATCGTCGGCAGCAAAGTCAAGGCGCTGCTCAAAAAAGCGAAATGCAATACCGCGGGCGACGCGCTCGAGGGATTAAACGGATGGGTTTACTGGCTGGTGGATGCGGCGGCCAAACGCGCCAAAGCCAACGGCCGCAAAACCGTCCGCCGCCACGATTTTCTGGCTTAATCAACATTTGACCTACGACGAGTGGCGCCGCCTCCTGCGGGAGGAGCGACTGCCTGCGGCCGTCGTCGATCTCGACGCCTTTGATCGAAACGCGCTTCTGCTCGCCCGGCTCGCCGCCGGAAAACGCCTTCGCCTGGCCACAAAATCCATCCGCGTTCCCCAGCTTTTAGCCCGGGCGCTTTCGCTGAAATCCGCTTATCAGGGCTTCATGTGCTACTCGGCGGAAGAAGCCCTTTGCCTGGGGAATTTCGGCTTCGACGATCTGCTGATCGCTTATCCCACGCTTCGCCACCGCGACTTGGCTTGCCTGGTCGAACTCAAACGCCTGAACAAACACGTGAGCCTGGTTGTCGACAGCGCGCAGGGCATCGAGGCCCTCGCGCAAGCGGCGGCCCAAGGAGCGGGGCTGCTGCGCATCGTCATTGAAGTCGACGTGTCCGCGCGTTTTCCCGGCGATGTTCACTTGGGAGCGCGGCGAAGCCCGGTTCGAACCCCGGAGGACCTGATGGCCTTCGATGAAATAATCGCGCGCCGTCCCGGCTTGCAATTAATCGGCTTGATGGCCTATGAATCCCATA
This window of the Elusimicrobiota bacterium genome carries:
- a CDS encoding alanine racemase, translated to MRRPNAPKPTAAKPSAATIFWLNQHLTYDEWRRLLREERLPAAVVDLDAFDRNALLLARLAAGKRLRLATKSIRVPQLLARALSLKSAYQGFMCYSAEEALCLGNFGFDDLLIAYPTLRHRDLACLVELKRLNKHVSLVVDSAQGIEALAQAAAQGAGLLRIVIEVDVSARFPGDVHLGARRSPVRTPEDLMAFDEIIARRPGLQLIGLMAYESHIAAMMDNSPDGYLPRFALRRAKTWTARQVARKRRELAEAYQRLARSMELFNGGGTGSLSFAAHEPWLTELSAGSGLMGPRLNDFYSNIRPEPACFFALQACRSPKPGMVTCQGGGYIASGAGGRDRWPQPYLPSGSTLTALEGAGEVQTPVKLGPGENIALGDPVIFRHAKAGELAERFQEYILVSGGVISGRAKTYRGLGWCFF